In Mycteria americana isolate JAX WOST 10 ecotype Jacksonville Zoo and Gardens chromosome 3, USCA_MyAme_1.0, whole genome shotgun sequence, a single genomic region encodes these proteins:
- the CNR1 gene encoding cannabinoid receptor 1 isoform X1 produces the protein MENFNELWKKSWVFRCHVISSDAFFPPPSLSETNKTGVMKSILDGLADTTFRTITTDLLYVGSNDIQYEDMKGDMASKLGYYPQKFPLSSFRGDPFQEKMTAGDDPLLSIIPSDQVNITEFYNKSLSTFKDNEENIQCGENFMDMECFMILNPSQQLAIAVLSLTLGTFTVLENLLVLCVILHSRSLRCRPSYHFIGSLAVADLLGSVIFVYSFVDFHVFHRKDSPNVFLFKLGGVTASFTASVGSLFLTAIDRYISIHRPLAYKRIVTRPKAVVAFCVMWTIAIVIAVLPLLGWNCKKLNSVCSDIFPLIDETYLMFWIGVTSVLLLFIVYAYMYILWKAHSHAVRMIQRGTQKSIIIQSTEDGKVQITRPDQTRMDIRLAKTLVLILVVLIICWGPLLAIMVYDVFGKMNKLIKTVFAFCSMLCLLNSTVNPIIYALRSKDLRHAFRSMFPTCEGTAQPLDNSMESDCQHKHANNAGNVHRAAESCIKSTVKIAKVTMSVSTDTTAEAL, from the exons ATGGAAAACTTTAACGAACTATGGAAAAAGTCTTGGGTGTTCAGGTGCCATGT GATTTCCTCCGATGCATTTTTCCCTCCCCCAAGTCTCTCTGAAACCAACAAGACTGGGGTTATGAAGTCAATCCTAGATGGCCTCGCAGATACAACTTTCCGAACAATCACAACAGATCTCCTTTACGTGGGCTCCAACGATATCCAGTACGAAGACATGAAAGGCGACATGGCATCCAAGCTGGGATACTACCCCCAGAagtttcctctctcttccttcagGGGTGATCCTTTCCAAGAAAAAATGACTGCAGGAGATGATCCCCTGTTGAGCATTATTCCCTCAGATCAGGTCAACATCACAGAGTTTTACAACAAGTCCCTGTCCACGTTTAAGGATAATGAGGAGAACATACAGTGTGGGGAGAACTTCATGGATATGGAGTGCTTTATGATCCtgaaccccagccagcagctggccATCGCCGTGCTGTCGCTCACCCTGGGCACCTTCACGGTCCTAGAGAACCTCCTCGTCTTGTGCGTCATCCTCCACTCCCGAAGCCTCCGGTGTAGACCCTCCTACCATTTCATCGGCAGCCTGGCTGTGGCCGACCTCCTGGGCAGCGTGATTTTTGTCTACAGTTTTGTGGATTTCCATGTTTTCCACCGGAAGGACAGCCCCAACGTCTTCTTGTTCAAACTGGGTGGAGTTACAGCCTCCTTCACCGCCTCCGTAGGTAGCCTTTTCCTCACGGCAATAGACCGGTACATATCTATACACAGGCCACTAGCTTACAAAAGGATTGTTACCCGACCAAAGGCTGTCGTAGCGTTTTGTGTGATGTGGACCATCGCTATTGTAATAGCCGTTCTTCCTCTGCTCGGCTGGAACTGCAAAAAGCTCAACTCTGTTTGTTCGGACATATTCCCTCTCATCGACGAGACGTACCTGATGTTCTGGATCGGGGTCACCAGCGTCCTCTTGCTGTTCATTGTCTATGCCTACATGTACATACTGTGGAAGGCTCACAGCCACGCTGTTCGCATGATTCAGCGGGGCACGCAGAAAAGCATCATCATTCAGTCTACGGAGGATGGTAAGGTACAGATCACTAGGCCTGATCAAACTCGTATGGACATCAGGTTAGCCAAAACCTTGGTCCTTATCCTAGTCGTTTTAATCATATGCTGGGGCCCTCTCCTCGCCATCATGGTGTACGATGTCTTTGGGAAAATGAACAAGCTCATCAAGACTGTCTTTGCCTTCTGTAGCATGCTCTGTTTGCTGAATTCAACAGTGAATCCCATCATCTACGCTCTGAGGAGCAAGGACTTGCGACACGCCTTCCGCAGCATGTTCCCCACCTGCGAAGGAACCGCGCAGCCCCTCGATAACAGCATGGAGTCTGACTGCCAGCACAAACACGCCAACAATGCGGGGAACGTGCACAGGGCTGCCGAGAGCTGCATTAAGAGCACAGTTAAGATTGCCAAAGTTACCATGTCTGTCTCCACAGACACGACTGCTGAAGCGTTGTAA
- the CNR1 gene encoding cannabinoid receptor 1 isoform X3 produces MKSILDGLADTTFRTITTDLLYVGSNDIQYEDMKGDMASKLGYYPQKFPLSSFRGDPFQEKMTAGDDPLLSIIPSDQVNITEFYNKSLSTFKDNEENIQCGENFMDMECFMILNPSQQLAIAVLSLTLGTFTVLENLLVLCVILHSRSLRCRPSYHFIGSLAVADLLGSVIFVYSFVDFHVFHRKDSPNVFLFKLGGVTASFTASVGSLFLTAIDRYISIHRPLAYKRIVTRPKAVVAFCVMWTIAIVIAVLPLLGWNCKKLNSVCSDIFPLIDETYLMFWIGVTSVLLLFIVYAYMYILWKAHSHAVRMIQRGTQKSIIIQSTEDGKVQITRPDQTRMDIRLAKTLVLILVVLIICWGPLLAIMVYDVFGKMNKLIKTVFAFCSMLCLLNSTVNPIIYALRSKDLRHAFRSMFPTCEGTAQPLDNSMESDCQHKHANNAGNVHRAAESCIKSTVKIAKVTMSVSTDTTAEAL; encoded by the coding sequence ATGAAGTCAATCCTAGATGGCCTCGCAGATACAACTTTCCGAACAATCACAACAGATCTCCTTTACGTGGGCTCCAACGATATCCAGTACGAAGACATGAAAGGCGACATGGCATCCAAGCTGGGATACTACCCCCAGAagtttcctctctcttccttcagGGGTGATCCTTTCCAAGAAAAAATGACTGCAGGAGATGATCCCCTGTTGAGCATTATTCCCTCAGATCAGGTCAACATCACAGAGTTTTACAACAAGTCCCTGTCCACGTTTAAGGATAATGAGGAGAACATACAGTGTGGGGAGAACTTCATGGATATGGAGTGCTTTATGATCCtgaaccccagccagcagctggccATCGCCGTGCTGTCGCTCACCCTGGGCACCTTCACGGTCCTAGAGAACCTCCTCGTCTTGTGCGTCATCCTCCACTCCCGAAGCCTCCGGTGTAGACCCTCCTACCATTTCATCGGCAGCCTGGCTGTGGCCGACCTCCTGGGCAGCGTGATTTTTGTCTACAGTTTTGTGGATTTCCATGTTTTCCACCGGAAGGACAGCCCCAACGTCTTCTTGTTCAAACTGGGTGGAGTTACAGCCTCCTTCACCGCCTCCGTAGGTAGCCTTTTCCTCACGGCAATAGACCGGTACATATCTATACACAGGCCACTAGCTTACAAAAGGATTGTTACCCGACCAAAGGCTGTCGTAGCGTTTTGTGTGATGTGGACCATCGCTATTGTAATAGCCGTTCTTCCTCTGCTCGGCTGGAACTGCAAAAAGCTCAACTCTGTTTGTTCGGACATATTCCCTCTCATCGACGAGACGTACCTGATGTTCTGGATCGGGGTCACCAGCGTCCTCTTGCTGTTCATTGTCTATGCCTACATGTACATACTGTGGAAGGCTCACAGCCACGCTGTTCGCATGATTCAGCGGGGCACGCAGAAAAGCATCATCATTCAGTCTACGGAGGATGGTAAGGTACAGATCACTAGGCCTGATCAAACTCGTATGGACATCAGGTTAGCCAAAACCTTGGTCCTTATCCTAGTCGTTTTAATCATATGCTGGGGCCCTCTCCTCGCCATCATGGTGTACGATGTCTTTGGGAAAATGAACAAGCTCATCAAGACTGTCTTTGCCTTCTGTAGCATGCTCTGTTTGCTGAATTCAACAGTGAATCCCATCATCTACGCTCTGAGGAGCAAGGACTTGCGACACGCCTTCCGCAGCATGTTCCCCACCTGCGAAGGAACCGCGCAGCCCCTCGATAACAGCATGGAGTCTGACTGCCAGCACAAACACGCCAACAATGCGGGGAACGTGCACAGGGCTGCCGAGAGCTGCATTAAGAGCACAGTTAAGATTGCCAAAGTTACCATGTCTGTCTCCACAGACACGACTGCTGAAGCGTTGTAA
- the CNR1 gene encoding cannabinoid receptor 1 isoform X2, producing the protein MRISSDAFFPPPSLSETNKTGVMKSILDGLADTTFRTITTDLLYVGSNDIQYEDMKGDMASKLGYYPQKFPLSSFRGDPFQEKMTAGDDPLLSIIPSDQVNITEFYNKSLSTFKDNEENIQCGENFMDMECFMILNPSQQLAIAVLSLTLGTFTVLENLLVLCVILHSRSLRCRPSYHFIGSLAVADLLGSVIFVYSFVDFHVFHRKDSPNVFLFKLGGVTASFTASVGSLFLTAIDRYISIHRPLAYKRIVTRPKAVVAFCVMWTIAIVIAVLPLLGWNCKKLNSVCSDIFPLIDETYLMFWIGVTSVLLLFIVYAYMYILWKAHSHAVRMIQRGTQKSIIIQSTEDGKVQITRPDQTRMDIRLAKTLVLILVVLIICWGPLLAIMVYDVFGKMNKLIKTVFAFCSMLCLLNSTVNPIIYALRSKDLRHAFRSMFPTCEGTAQPLDNSMESDCQHKHANNAGNVHRAAESCIKSTVKIAKVTMSVSTDTTAEAL; encoded by the coding sequence GATTTCCTCCGATGCATTTTTCCCTCCCCCAAGTCTCTCTGAAACCAACAAGACTGGGGTTATGAAGTCAATCCTAGATGGCCTCGCAGATACAACTTTCCGAACAATCACAACAGATCTCCTTTACGTGGGCTCCAACGATATCCAGTACGAAGACATGAAAGGCGACATGGCATCCAAGCTGGGATACTACCCCCAGAagtttcctctctcttccttcagGGGTGATCCTTTCCAAGAAAAAATGACTGCAGGAGATGATCCCCTGTTGAGCATTATTCCCTCAGATCAGGTCAACATCACAGAGTTTTACAACAAGTCCCTGTCCACGTTTAAGGATAATGAGGAGAACATACAGTGTGGGGAGAACTTCATGGATATGGAGTGCTTTATGATCCtgaaccccagccagcagctggccATCGCCGTGCTGTCGCTCACCCTGGGCACCTTCACGGTCCTAGAGAACCTCCTCGTCTTGTGCGTCATCCTCCACTCCCGAAGCCTCCGGTGTAGACCCTCCTACCATTTCATCGGCAGCCTGGCTGTGGCCGACCTCCTGGGCAGCGTGATTTTTGTCTACAGTTTTGTGGATTTCCATGTTTTCCACCGGAAGGACAGCCCCAACGTCTTCTTGTTCAAACTGGGTGGAGTTACAGCCTCCTTCACCGCCTCCGTAGGTAGCCTTTTCCTCACGGCAATAGACCGGTACATATCTATACACAGGCCACTAGCTTACAAAAGGATTGTTACCCGACCAAAGGCTGTCGTAGCGTTTTGTGTGATGTGGACCATCGCTATTGTAATAGCCGTTCTTCCTCTGCTCGGCTGGAACTGCAAAAAGCTCAACTCTGTTTGTTCGGACATATTCCCTCTCATCGACGAGACGTACCTGATGTTCTGGATCGGGGTCACCAGCGTCCTCTTGCTGTTCATTGTCTATGCCTACATGTACATACTGTGGAAGGCTCACAGCCACGCTGTTCGCATGATTCAGCGGGGCACGCAGAAAAGCATCATCATTCAGTCTACGGAGGATGGTAAGGTACAGATCACTAGGCCTGATCAAACTCGTATGGACATCAGGTTAGCCAAAACCTTGGTCCTTATCCTAGTCGTTTTAATCATATGCTGGGGCCCTCTCCTCGCCATCATGGTGTACGATGTCTTTGGGAAAATGAACAAGCTCATCAAGACTGTCTTTGCCTTCTGTAGCATGCTCTGTTTGCTGAATTCAACAGTGAATCCCATCATCTACGCTCTGAGGAGCAAGGACTTGCGACACGCCTTCCGCAGCATGTTCCCCACCTGCGAAGGAACCGCGCAGCCCCTCGATAACAGCATGGAGTCTGACTGCCAGCACAAACACGCCAACAATGCGGGGAACGTGCACAGGGCTGCCGAGAGCTGCATTAAGAGCACAGTTAAGATTGCCAAAGTTACCATGTCTGTCTCCACAGACACGACTGCTGAAGCGTTGTAA